The Paenibacillus mucilaginosus 3016 genome includes the window CCCGGGGGGATGGGCACCCCCTGTCCCGCTCTGGAGCGCTCTGCTCCCTGTTCGGCCGGGGGAGCCGGAGCCGCAGGGGCCGCTCCGCCCTTTCACCTGGAGATTCGTTCCGCCTCCGCAGCTTTGCAGCCCCAGGTATCCCGGCCCTCGCAGCTCCATGCAGACCGGGCCTTGTAAATCATTCACTTCCCTGCATAGAAGAGCAGGTAATTCTCCATCTTCGGCATCCAGTAGTTCTTGTGATGGCCGCCGGAAGAAGGGTGATACTGCACGTCGATGTTCCGGGCCTTCAGCTTGCGGTACAGCAGCTCGGAACCCTCGTAGAACTTGTAGTTGTCCTGTTCGCCGCAGTCGAGGTAGACGGACAGCCCTTCGAGTTTCTCCGTATCCGCCAGGAGCAGGGGATCCCGCCAGTCTCTCATCTCCGGTATAGGATACATCCAGTGGCGGAGCCCGCCGGTATTGAACCACTCCTCCATATAAAGTGCGGCACTGTGGCCTCCCGCCTTACTGTAGAGCTCGGGATGTAGGAAGGAATTGTGCAGGGCGGCCCACCCGCCCATCGATATGCCTCCGATATAGCGCCGGCTCCGGTCCGCCGCCGTGCTGAAATGCGCATCGACATAAGCGATCAGATCCTTGGTGAGATAATCCCCGTACCGGCCTTCATCCGCGCAGTCCGCGCAGGGCCTCTTCGCCGGCTGGTCCGATGAATTGAAGCCGTAGCTGTTGTCCACGGCGGGAGAGACGATGATCAGCGGTTCGATCCGCCCTTCTTTCACAAGCCGGTCCGCTGTCTTGTCCGCTTCCATCCCGGGGAGCCACGAATCTTCGTTCCTTGCGTACCCGTGCAGCACATAGAGGACCGGGTACTTGGTTTTGGCGTTGTAGCCCGGCGGAAGGTAAATGTTGAATTTCATGTCCTTGCCGAGCGCTTCGCTGTGGAACGTAATCTTGCGTACATCCGGAGAGGCGGAAATCACCTCCGACTGGATGGGCGGCGCGGATGCAGTTTGGTAGCGCTTTCAGTGGCAGGCGGCCCCGCTCCTGAGCAGCCGTTTAACAGACAGCACGCCAGCAGCAGGCCGCCGGCCCGGATTCGCCACCGTTTTCTCAAACGTGATTTCCCCCTCGTATCCCCATTTTACCGTTCTGCTTTACATTATATCCTTCTGCGCCCTTGTATTCCACATTTTTCCACTTAATACGGAACAGCAGATCGGCAAGCAGGATCTTCCGCAGGATTCGCGGTAGTTCTTAGCCCCATCATCGTCCACCGGCCGAAAAGCGAACCGCAGCCCTGGCATCACCTAAGGCATATGACCCTCACCTCAGCACCGTACAGGCGTTCGATGTCCGCCATACTTCGGACCACGCAGGCTTTGGCTGCGATCAGCTCTGCTCCTCCTCCATCCATTCGTATAGATGGGTCACGTCTTCACGCCCCGCTGCCTGCCTGAAGCCGGCAGCCGTATAAAAATCCCCTGCGGCGGGCGAGTCCGTGCGGAGCTCCAGCCGGGCGAAATGCGGCCGCGCCCTCTCCATCACGGCCTGCAGGAGGGCGCGGCCGATCCCACAGCGGCGCAGGTCCCGCCGCACGTACATGCGCCTCACCCGGCCAGCAGCCGCATCCCCGGGTATGCGGTTCAAGCCGCACACGCCCGCCGGACTGCCGTCCGCATAGACCAGCAGCAGCACCTCCCCTTCCCGGTCGAACCGGTTCTCGCCGGACGCATAGTCATCCGCCAGCCGCCGCAGATGCCGGAAGCCCTCTTCCTCACTCTCCCGGACGAGCTCCTCCAGCTCACGGACGTCCTCAGGCCCTGCTTTCCGGATCTGCACTTCCGCCCGCCCCCCTTCTTCCAGCCGCTTTTGTTCCATGAATCGTTCCCTCCTCCTCTTCACCGCTCCCAGGACTATGGGCACGCCGCGTCAGATCAACTGTGTTCCGCCAACTCCCCCCGTGCTCTCCTCCATGCAGTAAAAGCCAGGGACTCCCGTCCCCGGCTTCCTTCCCGCCTTATTGCTCCGCCTGCTTTCGGGCGGCATCGTACTGCTCGACCCATTCCTTGCCGGACCCCCAGGCCTGCACCGGGCTGCGCTCCTTCAGGATGTCCTCACCGGCCTTGGCCATGATCCAGCCCTCGAGCGAGCCGCCCTTCTCCCCGCGCAGCTCCTGCAGGAGGTGCGGCAGCGCCTTATCCCCCAGGCTCACAATCGCCTCGTAGCTTGCGCGCTCGGCCTTGATGTAATCGCCCGGATTGCTCGAGCTCCCCGCCCCGGGCGCGGAGACGATCCGCTCCACATGGGCATCGATCACTTCCTCCACCCGTGCGGATTCCCCTCCGCTGCAGCCGCCGAGCAGCAGCACAGCCGCCAGCCCTCCTATCATCCCTGCCAGCTTCACAAAACCCCTCTTTTCTGTTCATTTGTCGCTGATCCCAACCTGTATAGACGCCCCCTCCCCCCAAAAGGTTCCAACACGTGCCGTTACAAGCTGCCGCTCACCCGCAAAGGTAACGAACCGTTTTGGGCTCCTGCAGCTTCCCGCCGGATCACCCGCTTGACCGGCCGGCGAAAGCAGCCCGTCACGAAATCAGGGAGCGCTTGCTCCGGTATTCCATCGGCGTAATGCCCTCCATCTCCTTGAAGACGCGGTTGAACTGCTTCGTATTCTCGAAGCCGACCTGCTCCGCGATCTCGTAGATCCGGCCGTCCTCCCGTTCCAGGAGCTCCTTGGCCCGCCGGATGCGCACCTTTTTGAGATAGCCGACGAAGTTCTCGCCCGTGTATTCCTTGAAGGCCTGGCTGAAATAGGTATAGCTCAGCGACACATGGTTGGAGACCATCGCCATGTTGAGGTTCTTGGCATAGTTCTCTTCGATATACTGCACCGCCCGCTTGATCTCCTTGTGGTCGGCGTGCACGGCCCGGATGCTAGCAATATACTGGTCGAGCAGCTCCGTCAGCTGTTCGACGGAATGCACGTACTCGTGATACTGGTCAAAATGGTCGATGGAGCCCGCTTTCTTGTACAGCCGCAGAATCTCGACGGATTCCTCGCCATAGGCGTGGAACACCTGGTCGAAGACGAGCTCGTTAAGGCTGCGGGACACGGCTTCCACATAAGCGACGCCGCTGGCGCGGGCCTTCCCCGGATCGAGCAGCTGCGAGAGCAGCGCCCTCACCTCTGTGCTGCGGCGCGTTCCGAGCAGATTCGAGAGGCGGCGGATCAGCTCGAGCGGCACGGCCGCCGTTCCTGAGGAAGGAGGGGCTTCATAGCGGCGTACCCCGCCGCCCGCATACAGGAAGCCGGAGCGCATGGCGCTCAGCGCTTCGAGGTAGATCTGCCGCAGGGGCAGCCCCTCCTTCCGGCAGAAGCTGAGGCCCGCGCGCAGACCGGAAGCGCTTCCCCCGGCGAGCGCCTCTTCGAGCAGCCGGCCGACCTCCGCGCCCTCTCCGAGCAGGACCAGATTCCGGTCCTTGTCGAGCAGCACGGGCACCCGGCGCAGCACCTCCGCCCCGCCCTCCGGCAGCAGCCGCTCCAGCCGGGAGACGGCCTCCTCCAGCCGCTGGGGGCGCTCCGCCGCCGGAAAGCGCAGCACGCCGGCCGCCCAGCCGGGACCGAAGCCGCCGGCGCCGACCGACTCCAGCCGCTCCCGGACCTCGCTCTCCTCCATGCCGGGATGCAGGAGAATGTAGGCGAGCTGGCTGGCGCGCAGCGCATCGAACCGGCCGCTGCCCGCCGCCAGCCGGCTCGAGAGCTCCTCCTGCCGCCGGAGCTCCCCCTCCAGGCGCCGCAGCGCCGCGAAGAGCTCCTCCCGCACGATCGGCTTGAGCAGATAGCCCTTCACCTCGCACTGGATCGCCTCCTTGGCGTAGGCGAAATCATCATGCCCGCTGAGCACGAGCAGCAGCGGCCTGCGGTCCATCTCCCGGATCCGCTTCATGAGCGCGATGCCGTCCATTTTCGGCATGCGGATATCCGTGATGAGCAGATCCGTGCCGCCCCCCTCAAGCTTCGCCAGCGCTTCCGCGCCGTCGCAGGCAAGCTCGATCCGGTACTTTTCCGGAAACTCGCGCGAGATCATTGCGGAGAGGCCGAGCCGGATATTTTTCTCATCGTCCACGATCATCAGGGTGCGCATGCGCTCCTCATCCTCCTCCGGTTAACAGCTGGAACGGCAGCTTCACGACGACTTCCGTATACGCGCCCTCCCGGCTGTCCACTGCGATTCCGTAATCCGGGCCGGAATACAGCCGGACCCGCTGGTTCACATTGCGCAGGCCGATCCCGCTGCCCTCGGACTCCGGCCTGCCCGCCCCCTGGCGGAAGCGGTAAAATTCGCGGTCCTCCATCGGCAGCGTCCGCGTCAGCGCCTGCAGCTGCTCCTCGTTCATCCCGACGCCGTTGTCGCGGATCCGCAGGATCATGCAGCCCTCCCGCTTCTCCGCCTGCACGCGGATCACCAGCGTTCCCCCGTCCTCCGAACAGGAGGAGCCCATGCCGTGCTTCACCGCATTCTCCACGACCGGCTGCAGCGACATCTTGGGCACCTTCTGCTCGAGATAGTCGGGGGGAATATCCAGCTCGAGCCGCAGCTTCCCGTCATAGCGGACATTCATGATGGCGATATAATTGCCGATATGCTGCAGCTCGTCGGCCAGCCGCACATAGTCGCTGGTCCACTTCAGGTTGTAGCGCATCATGCCGCCGAGCGAGGTCAGCGAATCCGAGATGGTGTACTGCCCCTCGATCTCCGCGAGCATCTTGAGATTCTCCAGCGTGTTGTACAGAAAGTGGGCGTCGATCTGGTTCTTCAGCGAGTGCAGCTCCGCCTCCTTGGTGGCCGCCTGCTTGTTCACGGCGTCGGCGATCAGCTCGTTGATCTTGCGCAGCATGAGGCGGAAGTGGTGGGCCAGCTCCCCTACCTCGCCCCCGCCGTGAATGTTCACGTCAAAATGAAAATTCCCCTGCCTCACCTTCTTCATCGAATCCTGCAGCACGTGCAGCTTCTTCAGGATCAGGGAGAGCAGAAAATATGTCGTCACCGACAGCAGGGCGATCAGCGCAATATTGGCGAGAATGATCCGGTTGCGCGTGCCCCGGAGCTCCGTCAGCGGCTCCGTCAGCGAGACGACGTTCACCATCTTGGCCTGGAGGCGGTCGAGGTCCAGGAACACGGCCAGGTACGGCTTGTCCCCGCTCCGGAACTCGAAGCTGCCGCTCTTCTCCCCGCTGCGGCCGCGCAGCTCCCGCACCAGCTCCGCCTGATCGAGCCCCTCCAGGAAGGGAATGTCCTTCTTGGTGTGCAGCCGGCCGAGGCCGTCGAGCACCAGCATCTGCGACTGGCTGTCCGGTACGGATGAGAACGTTTTCGGAAATATCTGCTCGAAGAGCATGTCGACCTGCACGATCCCCGCATGTGAAGCCTGGTTCGGGGAGAGCACCCGCAGCAGCGACACCTTGCCGTGGGCCGCCAGGTTGTCGGCCCCCATGTGCCGGATGTAGTCGCGGTCCGACTCCTCGAATACCCAGGTCACCTGGCCGGCATTCTTCAGCACAAGCTCGTACCACGGCTCGCCCTTGATCCGTGATTCATTATGAAAGACCGGCCAGATCTCCTTGACGTTCGGATTCCCCGAGAAGAGCCGGATATGGGCGATATTCGGGTTGTTGAACTGCAGCCGCAGCAGGTTGTCGTAAGCTCCCGTCCGGTAATCGATGAGCTCGCTGACCTCGAGCTCCCGCGGGCTCTGCAGGAATTCCTTGACCTTCTTGTCGGAATCCACCAGCTCGGCGGTCCGCTCCATCGTCTCCATCTGGCTGCGGATGTTCACCGCTTCGATCTCGAGTATCGATTCGTTGGTCTTCACGATATCGCGGATCTTGTTCTCGTAGAACACGTTGAAGGTATAGACCGACAGCAGCAGGATGGGAATAAGAATGATGACGATATACGATGCGATCAGCCGGGTCTGCAGCGAGATGCCCCCGGCCTTGTAGGCAATCCGGGCCTGCAGGTCCCGAAGCCTCTCTCTCAGCTCTCTGACAACGGTCATATGGTGTCCGCTTCCGCCCCTTTCCGCCCGTTCTGTGATGCGTGTATCCCGGACCGGCTTACAGCCGGTCTCCCTGACGGAACAGCGCAGGGCAGCCGGTCCGCTTCCCGGTCACGGCATGTTCTCTCATTCTAAACCAGCCTCCCCCCTGCTGGAAAGGCCCTCCCGTGCTCTCCGGGATCCCCATCACGCCAAAGAAACCCAGGTCTCCCCGGGTTCTTCGGCGCCGCAGCGGCCGTTATTTCATGAACTGCTCGAGCTTCTTCACATTCTCGTCGTACTTCTTCTGCTGGTACGCCTTCACCTTGTCATACCCGGCGCTCTGGCGGTCCTTCAGGAACTTCTCGAAGAGCTGGTCGAACTCCGCATCGCTCTTGGCGAGCAGCAGCTTCGGCAGCGTCTTGCCGAACGCCTGGGTGATCTTGCCCTGCGCGATGCCCTCCTCCGACGTGCCGGTCGGATTGATCTGGTCGAACTGCGAGAAGCCCCTCGTCTTGCCCTTCGTCCAATCCTCAAGCTGCTTGGCCGGCTCCACCGCCGGCGGCGCCCACTGCAGGTTCATGTTCGTATCCATGAGCATCCAGAAGGTGTGGGAAGCGCCGTATTTCTTGTCAAAGGCGGAGCGGTCCTTGTTCAGCAGTTCGAGCACCTCGGGCTTGAACTGGTCCTTGCCGTCGATCGTGTCGTAGGTGACGCCCTTCTCCCCGAGATACATGTCCTTCTGCCCTTCCTCGCTGAGCAGGTAGGTCAGGAAGCGGATCGCTCTCGCCTTGTCCTTGACGTCCTTGGAGATCAGCGTGACCGTCCAGCCGGAGATCGCTGGTCCGGCCAGCGTCGGCGGGTCCCCCTTGGCGTTCGCCGGTCCGTCGACCGCGATGTAGACAGAATTCGGATCCTTCGCATAAATGGCGTTCTGCTGCGCAGCAAAATCGGTGCGCTGGTACATCATCGCGAAGTAACGCCCCTGCGAGATCTTCTCTTCCATCTGCGGCCGCTTGTCGATGAAGATGTCCTTGGCGAGCAGACCCATCTCATTCGCCTTGCGCAGCGTCTTCAGCCACTTCAGATACTCGCTGTCCGTATACCGGTCGTAGAGCTTGCCGTCCTTCTCCATCGGAATGGCGAGGAAGTTCTGCAGGAAGCCTTCAAGCGAATAGTTGCCCGTATCGCCGAACTCATGCAGCCCGAGCGGAATGAGCGGCTGCCCGTTCACCTCGGGGAACTTCTCCTTCGCGGCCTTCAGCGCATTCACGAAGCCTTCCGGCGTCCGCATATCGGGCCTGCCCAGCGCCTCGTACATATCCTTCCTGACGACGAAGGTCTGGTTCGACGTCTGCTTGTCCCCGAACTTCTGGTAGTCCTTCGGCGACGAAGAGGCATTCGGATACCCGTAGACGCTGCCGTCGGGCTGGGTGTACCAGGATACTTTGGCGGGATCGGCCACCTTCACGAAGTACGGGTCATACTGCTCCGCCAGCTTGTTCAGCGGCAGCACAAGGCCGCCTTCGATCATTTTTTTCACGTTGTCTTCGTACCACCCTAGTGTGATGAAGTCCGGCAGCTTGCCCGAGGCGATCATCGTATTGAGCTTCTCGTTCTCGTTGCCCGCCGGCACGATGAAGTTAAGGTTCACGCCGGTCTTCTTCGTGATGTACTGGGAGGTCGGGTCGACGCCCCACTTGTTCGGGAACCACGAGAAGTTGAGATACCAGTCGAAGGTGATCGGCGAGGTGTCCGCCTTCCAGCCCGGTGCGTTCGGATCAGCCGCGACCGCGGCCGCCTCCCCCTCCTTGGCCGGCGCCTGGCTTTCCCCTCCGTTATTCGAGCAGGCCGCCGTGAAGACTAGAGCCCCGCTTAGGAGCAATGTCAGAATGGAGCGTGTTGTACGCATGGTCGGTCAGTCCCCTTTTGGTATGTAATCGGATTCATTACGCTTCGTGAACCTAGCCCTTGATCGAGCCGATCATGAATCCCTTGACAAAATACTTCTGCAGGAACGGGTAGACGAAGACGATCGGCAGCGTGGTCACCACCATCGTCGCCAGCTTGATCGACTGGGACGTGACGTTCTTCGTAATGCCTCCCGGTGCCGCGGCCATCATCTGGTTGGAGCTCGCTTGGGCGACCACCCGGTACAGATACGTCTGGATCGGCTGCAGCTCCTGGTTGTTGATGTAGATCATCCCGGTGAAATAATCGTTCCACTGGTACACCCCGTGGAACAGTGCGATCGTGGCCACCACCGGCATGGAGACCGGCAGCACGATACCGTAGAAAATCCGGAAGTCATTCGCGCCGTCGATCTTCGCGGCCTCCTCGAGCCCCGCCGGAATCTCGCGGAAGAACGCCAGGAAGATGATCAGGTCGAAGAAATTGAACATGGCGGGAATGATGTAGACCCAGAAGCTGTCGAGCAGCCCGAGATCGCGGATGAGAAGGTACGTCGGGATGAGCCCGCCGCTGAAGAACATCGTGACCGTGCCGAGGAACATGTACAGCCGGCGGCCGATGAGCTCGCGCCGGGAGAAGGCGTAGGCGACCATCGCCGTAAAGAACACGTGCGCCAGGGTGCCGATGACCGTCTTGGCCACGTAACCCCCATCGCCTTCATGATCCCGCTGTTTGCGAGGACCGCCTCGTAGCTTTCCAGCGAGAAGACCCGCGGCCAGAAGTAGATGCCGCCGCGCATGGCGTCGGCTCCGTCATTGAACGAATTGACGAGCACATACCAGATCGGATACACGGTAATGGAGCAGACAAGCAGCATCAAGAGGACATTGAATCCGTCGAATACCGCTTCCCCTGCGGTTCTGCGCCGCAAACTGAGCATGGCTGAGACTCCTCCTTTTTCCCTGCAGTCGTGGTGATGAAGCGGCGGCGCGTACGAATCTCCGCAGGATAAACGTTGGCGTCCCGCCTTACGCCACCACTAGAACAGGGAGGTGTTGTTAAGCTTCTTCGTGACATAGTTCGCCCCGACCAGCAGAGCCAGCGCAATCAGCGACTTGATGAGACCGACCGCCGTGGCGTACGAGTACCGGCTGTTCACGATCCCCATCTGGTAGACGTACACGTCGATGACCGTGCTCGCGCTCTCGTTGAGCGAATTGCGCAGTACGAGGATCTGGTCGAAGTTCGAATTGAGCACCCCGGAGATCGCCAGGATGAACAGGATGGTGATCGTCCCCTGAATCGACGGGAGCGTGATGAACCACATCTTCTGGAAGCGGCCCGCGCCGTCCATCGTGGCCGCTTCGTACAGCTCGGGCGAGACGCTGGAGATCGCCGCCAGGTAGATGATCGCCGACCAGCCGAGCTCCTTCCAGATGTCCGTGGACACCACGATCCCCCAGAAGTAATCCGGCTCTGCCAGATAGGACAGCGGCTCCGTAATCACGCCGAGGGCCAGCAGCAGCTTGTTGACGATCCCGACGTCCGCCAGCCATGTGGACAGAATCCCCCCGAGGATGACCCAGGAGAGGAAATGCGGAAGATACGAGATGGTCTGCACCGACTTCTTGAACCCTACCGACTGCAGCTCGTTCAGGAACAGCGCGAACAGAATCGGCAGCGGGAACCCGATGAGCAGCTTCAGGAAGCTCATGCCGAGCGTGTTCTTGACCACATAGAGCAGACTGTCGTCCTCCAGGAACGCGCGGAAATGCTCGAGGCCCACCCAGGGCGCTTCGGATACCGGCTTGATGATGCTGAATTCCTTGAATGCGATGATAATCCCGTACATCGGGATATAGTTGAACACGAGCATCCAGGCCACCCCCAGCAGGGCCATCACCTGGAGATACCGCTGTCCGTATACCATGGAAAGCCACTTCGCCGCTCCCCCCCTCCGGTGGACAAGCCCTGGGGACGAAGCATGGGAGCGAATGCCGCTGCGCATGGACAGCACCTCCTTGCCTTTCGATTCTTGGCTGCAAGCCTTTTCGCATAGCCTTATTCTAGCCCGGGAGTCCCCCGGAGCGTAAGGCTTCATTTTTCGCGTGAGTTCTCCATATTTCAGATTCTCCGCCGCGTGAAGCGTCCGCCCAAACAAGGTATAATAGCTGCAGAACACCTGTAATCCACATACAAGGAGACAAGCGCAATGGACTTTATCCTCGACAAAATCGAAACGAAAATCGAATTCTTCGAAGCCTGGGACCTGGCCGCCCTGGAGCGCCTGATCGACGAGGCCGTGAACCGGAACAAGGCGCTGATGCTGGATGTTCATTCCATCGGCCACCAGAGCGTCTTCCATCCTCTGCGGGGCGGCATGCTTTATACGGCCGCGGTGCATTTCAAGATCAAATCGGTGTAGCTTCGTTCAAAAAAAACGGACAAAATCACGGCCAAACCTGACACACTTAACACTTCCTTAACAGTTGTCCGTCATAATCTTATAAAAAGAGAAGTGAAGGGTGTCAGGTATGATCTTCGAGCCGTATGCGTTATTTGCCCAAATCCTGTTTGTGCTGGTTCCATTCTATCTCTACCAGATGTTCTGGCTCGACAAGCCTTACCGGTTCAGCCGGTACCGCTTCGCCGTCATGGCCTCCTGCGGGGCGCTGTCCATGCTGCTCTGCATGAGCCTGCCGGTCATCTCCTACTCCGAGCACTATTACGACCTGAGACAGATTCCGTTCATCGTCGCATCCCTGTACGGAGGCTATGGGGTCATGGCCTTCCTGTATGTGGTCTCCGCCGTGTACCGGCTGTGGCTGGGCGGAAGCGGCGTGATGCTCTCCCTGGCGGTCACCAGCGGCGCCTGCCTGCTCCTGTACGCGGCGATCCCCCGCTTCTATGCGCTGACCCCCATCCGGAAGATCCTGCTCTCGGCAGGGATCTCCATCGTCACCGCAGCCGGAGTAATCCTGTACACGTTCCGGAAACTGCAGGCTCCGCTGGAGTCCGAAGTGCTCTTCTCTTCCGGCTTCTTCGCTTTCGTCTATGTGCTCGCCTCCTGGATCATCGTTTATCTCATCGAAACGGCAAGAAGGAACGCTTCCTTCCGGCAGGCGCTGCTGCTCTCCGAGAAGATGAAGGTGGTCAGCGAGATCGCCGCGAGCGTATCGCACGAGATCCGCAACCCGCTCACCACCACCATGGGTTTCCTCAAGCTCCTCTCGAAGACGACGGATCCGCAGAAGCAGCAGTACTATGTGGACATCGCGACGGAAGAGATCAAGCGTGCGCAGCATATCATCACGAACTACCTGACCTTCGCCAAGCGGGAGGATGAGGCACCGGTCCGCCTTCAGGCGGCGGAGGAACTGGGGTATGTCACCGCCGTGATGGAGCCCTACGCCCAGATGAATCAGGTCGAGCTCCGCAGCAAGCTCGAGCCCTGCTGGGTCGAAGGAAGCCGGCACGATTTCCGCCAATGCTTCATCAATCTCGTCAAGAACGCCATCGAAGCCGTCCCGCAGACCGGCTTTGTCGAGATCCGGTGCCTGATGCAGCGCGGCGCTGTCGTCATCTCGATCGAGGATAACGGCGTGGGCATGGATCCGGAGCAGATCAAGCACATCGGAACCCCCTACTATTCCTCCAAAATGGCACAGGAAGGCACCGGGCTGGGCATGCTGATCGTGCTGAATATGGTGGATCTGATGAAGGGCAGGCTCGATATCTGCAGCACGCCGGGCAAAGGCACCAAATTCACCATTACGCTGCCGGCCTGCGAGCCGCAGCCGGAGATCCGCCAGACCGGCTGAGGAAGAGGATGGGCCGCCTGTGTGCAGGCCCTTCGCCTGTACGGAGCATCCGGTACCGCCTCTTCGCCTTGGGAGGCAGCCGTGCGCTGTGGCTTAAGCGCTTATCTCCATCCGCAGCCTGCCTTTCCGCGCAGCACAGGAAGCCCTTCCAGAGCGCCAAACCCAAATACGCCGTATACACCAAACAAGGGCTGCCTAGGCAGCCCTTGTTTGGTGTTTATGAAGAGGATAGATCCGGCCGGGCTGCCGGACAGCACTGCCGATGCGAGAGCGGGCAGGCACGGACGGTACCCGAACTTGTCCCGCGGGGAGCATGCGGCTGTGCACTTGATATCCCGCCGGCCCGGTTTACACCCAGCCTTCCCTCCTGGCCGTCTTGTACAGCTTGTAACCGATGCCCGCACCGATCGAATTGAGCAGCAAATCATCCACATCGAAGGTCCCGACCCGAAGCAGCATCTGCATCAGCTCGATGACCAACAGGGGCGCCAGGAACGAGACGGCGAAGACGGCAGGCTTCCGGCGGCAG containing:
- a CDS encoding alpha/beta hydrolase; the protein is MKFNIYLPPGYNAKTKYPVLYVLHGYARNEDSWLPGMEADKTADRLVKEGRIEPLIIVSPAVDNSYGFNSSDQPAKRPCADCADEGRYGDYLTKDLIAYVDAHFSTAADRSRRYIGGISMGGWAALHNSFLHPELYSKAGGHSAALYMEEWFNTGGLRHWMYPIPEMRDWRDPLLLADTEKLEGLSVYLDCGEQDNYKFYEGSELLYRKLKARNIDVQYHPSSGGHHKNYWMPKMENYLLFYAGK
- a CDS encoding GNAT family N-acetyltransferase, with amino-acid sequence MEQKRLEEGGRAEVQIRKAGPEDVRELEELVRESEEEGFRHLRRLADDYASGENRFDREGEVLLLVYADGSPAGVCGLNRIPGDAAAGRVRRMYVRRDLRRCGIGRALLQAVMERARPHFARLELRTDSPAAGDFYTAAGFRQAAGREDVTHLYEWMEEEQS
- a CDS encoding response regulator — its product is MRTLMIVDDEKNIRLGLSAMISREFPEKYRIELACDGAEALAKLEGGGTDLLITDIRMPKMDGIALMKRIREMDRRPLLLVLSGHDDFAYAKEAIQCEVKGYLLKPIVREELFAALRRLEGELRRQEELSSRLAAGSGRFDALRASQLAYILLHPGMEESEVRERLESVGAGGFGPGWAAGVLRFPAAERPQRLEEAVSRLERLLPEGGAEVLRRVPVLLDKDRNLVLLGEGAEVGRLLEEALAGGSASGLRAGLSFCRKEGLPLRQIYLEALSAMRSGFLYAGGGVRRYEAPPSSGTAAVPLELIRRLSNLLGTRRSTEVRALLSQLLDPGKARASGVAYVEAVSRSLNELVFDQVFHAYGEESVEILRLYKKAGSIDHFDQYHEYVHSVEQLTELLDQYIASIRAVHADHKEIKRAVQYIEENYAKNLNMAMVSNHVSLSYTYFSQAFKEYTGENFVGYLKKVRIRRAKELLEREDGRIYEIAEQVGFENTKQFNRVFKEMEGITPMEYRSKRSLIS
- a CDS encoding cache domain-containing sensor histidine kinase, giving the protein MTVVRELRERLRDLQARIAYKAGGISLQTRLIASYIVIILIPILLLSVYTFNVFYENKIRDIVKTNESILEIEAVNIRSQMETMERTAELVDSDKKVKEFLQSPRELEVSELIDYRTGAYDNLLRLQFNNPNIAHIRLFSGNPNVKEIWPVFHNESRIKGEPWYELVLKNAGQVTWVFEESDRDYIRHMGADNLAAHGKVSLLRVLSPNQASHAGIVQVDMLFEQIFPKTFSSVPDSQSQMLVLDGLGRLHTKKDIPFLEGLDQAELVRELRGRSGEKSGSFEFRSGDKPYLAVFLDLDRLQAKMVNVVSLTEPLTELRGTRNRIILANIALIALLSVTTYFLLSLILKKLHVLQDSMKKVRQGNFHFDVNIHGGGEVGELAHHFRLMLRKINELIADAVNKQAATKEAELHSLKNQIDAHFLYNTLENLKMLAEIEGQYTISDSLTSLGGMMRYNLKWTSDYVRLADELQHIGNYIAIMNVRYDGKLRLELDIPPDYLEQKVPKMSLQPVVENAVKHGMGSSCSEDGGTLVIRVQAEKREGCMILRIRDNGVGMNEEQLQALTRTLPMEDREFYRFRQGAGRPESEGSGIGLRNVNQRVRLYSGPDYGIAVDSREGAYTEVVVKLPFQLLTGGG
- a CDS encoding extracellular solute-binding protein, producing MRTTRSILTLLLSGALVFTAACSNNGGESQAPAKEGEAAAVAADPNAPGWKADTSPITFDWYLNFSWFPNKWGVDPTSQYITKKTGVNLNFIVPAGNENEKLNTMIASGKLPDFITLGWYEDNVKKMIEGGLVLPLNKLAEQYDPYFVKVADPAKVSWYTQPDGSVYGYPNASSSPKDYQKFGDKQTSNQTFVVRKDMYEALGRPDMRTPEGFVNALKAAKEKFPEVNGQPLIPLGLHEFGDTGNYSLEGFLQNFLAIPMEKDGKLYDRYTDSEYLKWLKTLRKANEMGLLAKDIFIDKRPQMEEKISQGRYFAMMYQRTDFAAQQNAIYAKDPNSVYIAVDGPANAKGDPPTLAGPAISGWTVTLISKDVKDKARAIRFLTYLLSEEGQKDMYLGEKGVTYDTIDGKDQFKPEVLELLNKDRSAFDKKYGASHTFWMLMDTNMNLQWAPPAVEPAKQLEDWTKGKTRGFSQFDQINPTGTSEEGIAQGKITQAFGKTLPKLLLAKSDAEFDQLFEKFLKDRQSAGYDKVKAYQQKKYDENVKKLEQFMK
- a CDS encoding ABC transporter permease encodes the protein MRSGIRSHASSPGLVHRRGGAAKWLSMVYGQRYLQVMALLGVAWMLVFNYIPMYGIIIAFKEFSIIKPVSEAPWVGLEHFRAFLEDDSLLYVVKNTLGMSFLKLLIGFPLPILFALFLNELQSVGFKKSVQTISYLPHFLSWVILGGILSTWLADVGIVNKLLLALGVITEPLSYLAEPDYFWGIVVSTDIWKELGWSAIIYLAAISSVSPELYEAATMDGAGRFQKMWFITLPSIQGTITILFILAISGVLNSNFDQILVLRNSLNESASTVIDVYVYQMGIVNSRYSYATAVGLIKSLIALALLVGANYVTKKLNNTSLF
- a CDS encoding YrzA family protein: MDFILDKIETKIEFFEAWDLAALERLIDEAVNRNKALMLDVHSIGHQSVFHPLRGGMLYTAAVHFKIKSV
- a CDS encoding sensor histidine kinase, whose amino-acid sequence is MIFEPYALFAQILFVLVPFYLYQMFWLDKPYRFSRYRFAVMASCGALSMLLCMSLPVISYSEHYYDLRQIPFIVASLYGGYGVMAFLYVVSAVYRLWLGGSGVMLSLAVTSGACLLLYAAIPRFYALTPIRKILLSAGISIVTAAGVILYTFRKLQAPLESEVLFSSGFFAFVYVLASWIIVYLIETARRNASFRQALLLSEKMKVVSEIAASVSHEIRNPLTTTMGFLKLLSKTTDPQKQQYYVDIATEEIKRAQHIITNYLTFAKREDEAPVRLQAAEELGYVTAVMEPYAQMNQVELRSKLEPCWVEGSRHDFRQCFINLVKNAIEAVPQTGFVEIRCLMQRGAVVISIEDNGVGMDPEQIKHIGTPYYSSKMAQEGTGLGMLIVLNMVDLMKGRLDICSTPGKGTKFTITLPACEPQPEIRQTG